The genomic DNA AGTGCTTGCTTGCATCAGGTTCTAGTTATTCTTGCTTTGTGCACTGCATCTCTGATTGATATCACACATTAGTTGTTTTGGCCTCGGAACCGGCTCGGTGCGACTTTTCTTTGTATCCGGACTAGTCAGTTTGCCATTTTTGTGCTAATCTTGTTGTGAATTTTAGGCATTTCATGTGTTTTAGTCTATGCTTACGCGCACGCtccaaataattttgttttgctCAATTCAGTTACTATGCTGTTTTGACTCTCATATGAAAGTATGCCTGTGCCATCTGAGAAGGTTCTCAACGGATTATAACAAGGGTAAATACCTTGTGCAGGCTATCATATCATGGCGCACAGGCTGTTGAGGGACGCAGAGGCCGATGGATGGGAGCGGTCAGATTTTCCCATCATCTGCGAATCTTGCTTGGGGGACAACCCTTATGTTCGCATGGTATATGTTTGCATTCTTAGTATCACTTATGTTGAGCTAATTATGGATTATGGGCATTAACTAGACATACTTAGTCAGAATTATTATCTTGCGTGTTTCATTGATACTGTTCTAACAATACGCACCATtaaaagaatagaaaagaataaaagatTATGAAAGTCTGAATATGAAAATCCGGATTTAAACAATTTTGCTATTGTAAGTACAGCTGTTGATATGACCGTATGATCATTTGTAGCTTGATTTGTTCTTCTTGCATCATTGCGCTGGAGTCTGAAAAATCTTCATCTTTTAGTATGGGTCTTAGCGGTTGGGTTTCAACTTGACAATTAATGTGTTTCATTTCAGACAAGAGCATTATATGACAAGGAGTGCAAGATCTGTCAGCGACCATTCACAGTTTTTAGGTGGAGACCCGGTCGTGATGCAAGATATAAGAAAACAGAGATTTGTCAGACATGCTGTAAGCTGAAAAATGTATGTCAAGTCTGTCTTTTAGATCTTGAATACGGGTTGCCAGTTCAGGTTCGAGACACTGCTTTATCCATAAATTCAAATGACACGATCCCCAAGAGTGATGTCAATAGGGAATACTTTGCGGAGGAGCACGATCGCAGGGTAtgctctctccctctctccctctctcttgtgcttcctctctttctctctcttaccCTCTCTGTAAAAAGGCTAATATTTGTATGTTGGTAAACTTTGATGGGTCTAAAGTTGAGTTTTACTCAATGTGCGTAGCTGCCTCgtcatgaaaattttcttatatccATATGGTTCCATTTTCTATCTTTTATTTACAGCCGCATCCATTACAAGTCTCCGAGCTTTcaattaactaattattagaaaatttgGCATGATCTTTCAGAAAAGAGTATCCAGATATACCAAGGACACATGAATCacaaatatgaaatttattcaGACCAAAAACCAGCAATATCAATGTATTTCTGTGAACTTTATTATGAACTTTATTCATAGTATTTCTGCTTCTTGCAATTTGCTGATGTATAATACGGttggtttggtttcataattaGAATTTTATTTCACTCCATTTTAGTCTAGACAAaagtttatattatatgtatataattgaAAACTCGGAGACTTGTAATGGATGCACTGTAAATAAATGATAGAAAATGGAACCATATggatatgagaaaattttcatgGCATGGCGGTTACTCACATTGAGTAAAACTCAACTTGCTTTTTGATTTCTTAAACTATTAGTGGCATGTTCTCCTCAATCATTATGCTAATTTCTGCAAAATCCTCGCCTTTTATTTGCAGGCTAGAGCTGGCTTGGATTATGAATCCTCATATGGCAAAGTTCAATCCAATGACACTATTTTGAAACTTCAACGAACAACGCCATATTACAAGAGGAACCGAGCTCATGTGTGCAGTTTTTACATTCGGGGTGAGTGTACCAGAGGTGCAGAGTGTCCATACAGGCATGAGATGCCAGTAACTGGCGAATTGTCCCAGCAAAACATAAAGGACCGTTACTACGGGTATGTTCGATGCACTTAAATTAGTATTCCTAGCGTCACATGAAATTTATCATGGAAAATTTCGACattaaattgcaatttttGAAGATTTTTCATAATGCTTCGTCATCTTCACACCAGATGTTTGATGGTCTCTCTTGTTAGGAGCAGTGATTTATCATTTGAAGTACATTTTGTGTTTGGTAAACAAATTGGCTTTTGAATTCTGCGGAACGCTGATAGACGGAACTTGATCAATAAAGTAAGGATTTGTGGAAGTCACAAATTTGTTAGCGCTGATACCTTGATGTTGTAAAACTGTGACTTGTACAATACTGTccatcaataaaaaattttagagGGTGATGATAGTTTGTGATTTTACTAATTATGTTCCTTAATATGTGTACAGAGTGAATGATCCTGTGGCGCTTAAACTACTGAACAAGGCAGGTGAAATGCCCTCCTTAGAACCTCCGGAGGATGAGAGCATCAAAACCCTCTATGTGGGCGGGCTCGATGCTAGGGTCACTGAGCAAGACTTGAGGGACCACTTCTACGCCCATGGTGAGATCGAGTCGGTAAGAATGGTCCTACAAAGGGCATGTGCCTTTGTGACTTATACAACCCGGGAAGGAGCAGAGAAGGCTGCCGAGGAGCTTTCTAACAAGTTGGTCATAAAGGGTCTGAGGCTGAAACTCATGTGGGGCCGCCCTCAGGCTCCTAAACCAGAATCCGAAGGCTCGGAGGCCGCAGCAAGGCAGGTAGCACATAGTGGGATGCTCCCAAGAGCGGTGATATcgcaacagcagcagcagcagcagggaCAGATGGGCATGCAGTACTATAATGCCCCGATCCCACCACCTCCTCAGCAGGAAAGAGCATATTATCCCTCGATGGATCCCCAGAGGATGGGTGCCCTCGTCCACACTCAAGAGGGGTCTTCTTCTGGTGGGCAGGGGGAGAGTAAACCCGGGTCCTCTTATCCGACCATGCCCCCACCTCCCCCTCCGCCTCATGGGCAGTATTATCCCCAGTATTATCCTCCTCCATATGGATATATGCCGCCTCCACCGGCCTACCAGCAGCAGTATCAGCCACCACATCAGTCTGCTGGTCCACCTCAGCAATATCAGCATCCAATGCCCGTTGGACCATCGGCCTCCTCGAGTTCTGGGCCTGGTGGTGCTTCAGGGTCTGGGCAAGCACCATCAACATCTTCTGGAGCCGGCCCTGGTCCCGAGCCTTCTGCACCAGAAGGGTCCTCCCAGCAGTGATTTGGCGCCCTTTATCTTTAAATGTCGAGTGGGATTAGTACGACATACTAGTCAGCCTGGATTTATGGAAGTGTGGATGAGTATCAGGCAGTAGTCTTAAGCCTTGTCTGCGTTTCGGGATCTTGGAGTTCAGGCAAAGCTTTTGGCTGAGATGTGATAGTACTTTCGTTGTATTTTCAGTTGTTCTTATATACTTCAAATGCATTAACAGTCCCGTGGACTTAGTAGATTACGCCAATCATTCGCTAATCAGTTCAAAATGTTATGTTTTATTGAATGCATGACTCTGCATCATTAGCTTCCGTGCAACGTCTACTACTCCAGAAGCATCAGGTTCGCTGCTGCTCAAGTTTCTCAAAATCCGACCGTCGGGGAATGTCTCGGAAACGCTGATATCATCTACTCATAGGTCTTGTAAGAGGCTCCCGTGCTCCCCAATTTTCTCCTCATCGATTCCTTACTAGGCCTATATCCAATAAAACGAAGCAAAAGGACATGATGAACTTGCACAAAAGTAGTTCGTCATTTCAATTGCCAATGAACTTATTGCACCGACACAATTATGTATGTTGGTGTGCAATCAGTCAGTTCATCGAATTGTTGTACCTTAAGGAAGGAATAATTCTTGTTTTAACATTTGATTGAGTTTCACTTTACCGTCTTTCATAGTATTTCTGCTTTTTGTAATTAGCTGACGAATGATAGGGTTGGTTTGGTTTCggaattaatattttattccaCTCTTCTCCATTTTATGCCagaagtatatattatatgtatataatatataaaaaatttattataataatgattaagaaaaagtgaatgtgaaaaattattattaaatgggataaagatatatatatatatatatacgggAATTTAGGTGAGATGTTGATTTATATGGCATTGCATGAAACCGATCCCCGAAGCCAAAGATATTGAACCAGATCTGGgtgaaaaattttgaaatgattTTGGGCTGCCCGATCACTTTGATGTGGAACTTTACTgatatgtttggttttagaattaagtagaattgagttttaattttaattggtatgtaataattgtgttgttgaattatgagaaaaagtatgaaaaagtattgaatagttggagaaagtaatgaatagttgagaaaatatagtattaaaaattaaattaaatgattaaaaaaaattgaagaaatgaaaaaaaaaataattgtgtcgatttttgttatgtagtgaataaagttaaaattaaaattaaaattttaaaaatataattcacaAACCAAATAGAGTGTACAATTACCTGTAACTGCTGGAAAATTCTATAGTGCAATCACCAAAAGTGAAGGCACTGTGCAATAAAGAAATTTACTAACTCAATTTAAGTAATATTTGTGAAATCCATATTTCTTATTGCTTGATAATGTTGGGAGAATATACAAGAAATCGAACTAACTGCTCGCACGTAATTTACTGATGATCCTTGTGATAAGTTATTGAAAATCAAAAGGATTTACTTAAATGTTCAACTAATGTACTCAATCCTGAGGAATTCATTTAGGAGACGTGAAACAATTATGCGCTCATCGAATATTTTTAGGAGACGTGAAACAATTCACTTTAAATGAATAGCACTCATCGAATATTTTTCCGACTGGGTTTGTGATCCCTTATAGGTATCCCCACGGTGCACCTGGCGCATCATCCATCGGGCTGGAATAAGGTCCATGTGATCGTGGGCGTATCAGGGGCCTAGACTAGATATAAGCTTCGAGGCAACTGTTTAATTAATCGGGAAGATATTTATTTAGTTAATCACATATTgtcattattttatatattcctCCGATGATAGAGAATTAAATCAAGGTTGGGAATTTCAACTGATCAAATGCAATTGGCTATAGCTAACCTCGTCATGTcttataaatgaagaaaatttacaCCGAAAGAGTTTTACAGATTTCCTCAACCCAAGTCTAGGGGATTTAGGTTGATGGAGTTGTCTTTCGTCATCCTTAGTCTCAGCGCCACGACGTCCCCAAATGGCATTATGGATGCATTTGTACAAAAATGTGACTTTACCAAATTCAGGTGCAGTCACTTCTTCAGGTACAATTTCAAAGCTGGAGTATGCAAACAGATGAAATCATGGGATATCGACCGTAAAATTCCCTTTATAATTtgccacaatttcaaagctgGAGTAtgccccaaaaaaaatagatgACATGGCAATGTGGTC from Punica granatum isolate Tunisia-2019 chromosome 2, ASM765513v2, whole genome shotgun sequence includes the following:
- the LOC116196873 gene encoding zinc finger CCCH domain-containing protein 49-like, with the protein product MAHRLLRDAEADGWERSDFPIICESCLGDNPYVRMTRALYDKECKICQRPFTVFRWRPGRDARYKKTEICQTCCKLKNVCQVCLLDLEYGLPVQVRDTALSINSNDTIPKSDVNREYFAEEHDRRARAGLDYESSYGKVQSNDTILKLQRTTPYYKRNRAHVCSFYIRGECTRGAECPYRHEMPVTGELSQQNIKDRYYGVNDPVALKLLNKAGEMPSLEPPEDESIKTLYVGGLDARVTEQDLRDHFYAHGEIESVRMVLQRACAFVTYTTREGAEKAAEELSNKLVIKGLRLKLMWGRPQAPKPESEGSEAAARQVAHSGMLPRAVISQQQQQQQGQMGMQYYNAPIPPPPQQERAYYPSMDPQRMGALVHTQEGSSSGGQGESKPGSSYPTMPPPPPPPHGQYYPQYYPPPYGYMPPPPAYQQQYQPPHQSAGPPQQYQHPMPVGPSASSSSGPGGASGSGQAPSTSSGAGPGPEPSAPEGSSQQ